GTCCGCGGTGACCGCCTCGAGCCGCAGCGCGCCCGCGCGCCCCCGCATGAGCCGGTTCGCCGTGTCGACGATCTCGGTCGTGGAGCGGTAGTTGCGTTCGAGGCGCACGACCGTGGCGCCCTCGTAGCGACGCTCGAAGTCGAGCAGGTAGTCGGCGCTCGCGCCCGCGAACGAATAGATGGTCTGGCTGGCGTCGCCGACGACGCAGAGGTCGCGGCGCCCCCCGAGCCAGAGGTCGAGCAGCTGCTGCTGTGCCGGCGAGACGTCCTGGTACTCGTCGACGATGAAGTGGCGGTAACTCTCGCGCACGTGCATGGCGACGGATGCCTCGGACTCGATCATGCCCGCCATGGCGAGCAGCACGTCTTCGAAGTCGAGCATGCGCCGCTCGTCCTTCAGCGACTCGTAGGCGTCGACGACGGCGAGGAACTGCTCGGCCGTGAGGTTGCCCGGCGCGCCGCGGGTGGCGAGGCGCGCCGCGTAGGTCTCGGGCCCCGACCCCGAGACCTTGCGCCACTCGATCTCTGCCGCGACATCGCGCAGGGTCGCGGTGTCGACCCGCACCCGGGCGCGCTCGGCGGCCTGGCCGAGCAGTCGCCCCTTGAACTCGAGCACGCGGGGCGCACCGCCACCGACGACGATCGGCCAGAAGTGGTTGAGCTGCGCGAGCGCCGCGGCGTGGAACGTGCGCGCCTGCACGGCGCCGGCGCCGAGTGCCCGCAGCCGCGCCCGCAGCTCGGCAGCGGACCGCGAGGTGAAGGTGAGCGCCATCACCCGCGCAGGGTCGTAGGTGCCCGACGCCACCCCATAGGCGATGCGGTGGGTGATCGCACGGGTCTTGCCGGTGCCGGCGCCCGCGAGCACGCACACCGGTCCGAGCAGCGCCTCGGCCGCGACACGCTGCTCGTCGTCGAGCGCGTCGAGCAGGGGGTCGGATGCGGCGGTCACGAGGTCGACCAGGACAGCCCGGTCCCCTCGACGCCGAGGGGCCCGCCGTACCAGCGTTCGAGTAGCCAGTGCGCGATCGAGGTGCCGCCCGGCAGGCCGACCTCACCGTGCGCCGCCACGATCTCGTCGCGGGAGAACCAGCGCAGTTCGAGGATCTCCTCGCCGTCGGGAACGGCCGAAGCCGGTGCGACACCGGGCGCGATACGCGCAGTGAACCCCAGCATCAGGCTCGCCGGGAACGGCCACGGCTGCGAGGCGACGTACTCGACGCGGTCGA
The DNA window shown above is from Agromyces cerinus and carries:
- a CDS encoding ATP-dependent helicase, coding for MTAASDPLLDALDDEQRVAAEALLGPVCVLAGAGTGKTRAITHRIAYGVASGTYDPARVMALTFTSRSAAELRARLRALGAGAVQARTFHAAALAQLNHFWPIVVGGGAPRVLEFKGRLLGQAAERARVRVDTATLRDVAAEIEWRKVSGSGPETYAARLATRGAPGNLTAEQFLAVVDAYESLKDERRMLDFEDVLLAMAGMIESEASVAMHVRESYRHFIVDEYQDVSPAQQQLLDLWLGGRRDLCVVGDASQTIYSFAGASADYLLDFERRYEGATVVRLERNYRSTTEIVDTANRLMRGRAGALRLEAVTADDETDAATTTTPASSRSSHAAVKSPAPPKLQGASKPNAEPTITEYADDLAEARGVATRIRASIDAGTAPESIAVLMRVNSQTAILERALDEVGVASRVRGASRFFDQPEVREAVHALRAAALTVAGEPLFKSVSDVLRALGWSAQAPDGPGAVRARWESLNAIARLVDDAPPGTTFRGFADELRARAEAQHEPTVAAVTLATLHSAKGLEWDQVHIVGLTEGMLPIAYAKSFDAIDEERRLLYVGITRARRRLELSWPRQGGGYRGEREPSRFLQELGTRTRGAGGAASSARSRPGARA